The genomic window AAAGAGGTCTATCCGGTTCAGGAAGTTAACTTAAAAGCTTCTTCCACCAACGATTCTACCAATATTATACTTAATTCGCAGGTTGCTGATGTAGAACTGAAAGGAAAATATAAACTGACCCAGATTTTCGGTTCTTTATCCAATACTGTCAATCAATATTATCAATTTCAAAAGCCCGGAAAAACTCAGAAAATTCAGCAGGGACAGTTTTTCACCTTTACTGCAAAAATTAAAAATGACGATATCATCAGGAAATTTGTTCCGGATCTGAAAAGTTTTGAAACCATTAATCTGACAGGAAATTACGATGCCGATTCTCAGAAAATTGAAATCGACGGACAAATCCCGCAGCTTCTGTATGGTGAAAACTCCATTGAAAATGCAACATTAAAGGTAACCAATGAAAACCAGGCGTTACAATATAACCTGTATGTCGCAGGATTAAAAAGCTCAAGCTTTGCTTTAAACAAAGTCAATATTGAAGGGGATATTTCGGATAATATCATCAATTACAGCATCACCACAAAAGATCAAAAAGATGCCACTCAGTTCCTGATTGCCGGAAATGCAAAATCGTTGAATGACATTACAGAAATATCTTTAAATCCGAATGGTTTAAAATTAAATTATACGGATTGGACCGTAAGTGAAGGAAACAAAATCCAGATCAGCAGCAAAGGAATTCTTGCAGATAATTTCAGACTTTCAAATGGAGGAAGTGAGATTTTATTACAATCGGAATCTCAATCTCCAAATTCACCTTTAAATGTTTCGTTGAAAGATTTTAAAATTGAAACCATTACAGAGCTGATTAAAAAAGATACACTGCTAGCAAGAGGAACCGTCAACGGAACCGCTCAGCTCCGTGATTTGACGAAAAAAATGACGTTCACCTCCGATTTAACTATTTCAGATTTAATCGTTTATGAAAATCCTGTCGGAAATCTGGCCGTAAAAGTCAACAACAATTCTCCTAATCTCCTGAATGCTGATGTTGTACTTTCAGGAAATAATAACGACGTGAAAATCCTGGGAGATTATAATACTTCTTCCGGTACATTTGACCTGAATATGACCATCAATCAATTACAGATGAAAAGCGTTCAGGGATTCTCTATGAATGCGGTTGCCAACACGGAAGGCTATCTTTCGGGAAACCTGAAAATCACCGGAACCACGGAGAAACCCAACATTTTAGGTAAAGTAAAGTTCAATGATGTAGGATTGGAAATTGCCAAGACAGGAAGTGATTTCAGAAAACTGAATGACGAGATCGATTTTACCAACCGTGGTATTGAATTCGACAACTTTAAAATCAATGATAAAGACGGAAATTCTTTGAGAATTAATGGTGAGGTTCTTACGCAAACGTACAGAGATTTTGCATTCAATTTGGATGTCAGAGCCAAAGATTTTAAAGTGGTAAATTCAGAAAAATCGAACGATGCCATCATGTACGGAATTTTAGCGATTGATGCTAATCTTCATATTCGTGGCGACCTGGATCTGCCAAAAGTTGACGGAAGACTGAATGTTTCCGATGCTACTGATTTTTCATTTGTACTTCCCCAATCGAGCCCTTCGTTACAGGAAAGAGACGGAATTGTAGAATTCATCGATCAGGATCAGGTGGTTCTCAATAAAACCATTCAATCTGATTCGCTAAATGCACAAAGCCGCATCAAAGGAATGGATGTGAGTGTAAATATTGAAGTAAGCAAAGAAGCTAAACTTTCTATTATTATTGATAAAGCGAACGGGGATTTCGTAAAACTACAGGGTGAAGCAGAATTGACAGGAGGAATAGACCCCTCCGGAAAAACTACTCTTGTCGGAATTTATCAGGTAGAGTCGGGAGCGTATGAAATGTCTGTAAGTTTACTAAAGCGTAAATTCGATATTCAAAAAGGAAGCACCATCACATGGACCGGAGAACCTACGACGGCAACACTGGATATTACCGCCGTTTATAAAACCGAAACAGCTCCTATCGATCTGGTTGAACAACAATTAACGACAGATTCGCCATCGGAACTCAACCAGTATAAGCAAAGAATACCTTTCAATACCTTATTGAAAATGAAGGGAGAATTGCTGAAACCGGAAATTACGTTTGATATCACCACCGATAAGAAAAATAATGCAGTCTCATCTGCTGTAATTGAAACCATAGATCAGAAACTTGCCCAACTTAGAACCCAGGAATCGGAAATGAACAAGCAGGTTTTTGCATTGTTGCTCCTCAACCGCTTTATCGGGGAAAATCCTTTTGAATCCGGTGCTGGAATGTCCGGTGAAATGATTGCAAGACAGAGTGTGAGCAAACTTCTTTCTCAACAGCTTAATAATCTTGCCTCCGGTTTAATAAAAGGAGTTGATTTAAATTTTGACCTTGATTCTTCGGAAGATTATTCAACCGGCACTAAAAATACAAGAACCGACCTGAATGTCGGAGTCAGCAAAAAATTACTGAATGATCGTCTGAAAGTTTCTGTGGGAAGTAATTTTGCTTTAGAAGGTGACGCCCGGGAAAACGAAAATATGACCAATATTGCAGGAAATGTAACGCTGGATTACAATTTATCAAAAGACGGAAGATACATGCTTAGAGCGTACCGAAAAGATGAATATCAGGTGGCTCTTCAGGGACAGATCATAGAAACCGGTGTAGGATTTATCATCACACTGGATTATGATAAATTCCGTGATATTTTCAAAAAATCTAAAGAGAAAAGAGGAAGGGAAAATAAAAAGAATCAGGCGGTAGAATTTAAATAAACACATCATGAAAAGTAAACGCTCCCTATATTTCAGATACTTATTCGCTTCAGGAATTGCAGCGCTGAGTCTTTCATGCAACAACACCCGGTTTTTGAAGGAGGGACAAATGCTTTATACAGGAGCGGAAGTGAAAATAGTCAATGATTCTCTTTCAAAGAAAGAAAAAAAAGAGCTTCAAACCGCCTTGGAATCCAACCTTACTCCAAAACCCAACTCTACTTTTTTAGGACTGAGACCCAAACTGTATTTCTATAATATCGCCAAAGAACCTAAAAAAGAAAAAGGATTTAATTACTGGCTGAAGTATAAAATGGGTGAAAAACCTGTTTTGCTGGGTGATGTAGACCGTGAGTTTAATAAAAACATTATCCAGAATTATTCTGAAAACCAAGGGTATTTTAATGCAAGAGCGACCTACGATACCGTTTCTAAAAATAAAAAAGCACAGGTCATTTATACCGTAAGACCCGGCTCGAGGTATTTAATCAGTAATGTTAAATTTCAGAAGGACTCTTCATTGGTTAATAAGGAAATTCAAGCTTTAGCAGATAAAACATTTCTTAAAAACGGAAATCCTTTTGACCTGGATGTGATTAAAAATGAAAGAGAAAGAATTGATAACGGGCTTAAGGAAAGAGGTTTTTATTATTTTCATCCTGATAATATCATTGTTCAGGCCGATAGTACGGTGAGTAAAAATCATAAAGTAGAACTGAATGTCAAGTTAAAAGATGATACTCCGGATCTTTCAACCCAGCAATTCAGCATTGATAAAGTAATTGTATTCCCGACCTACAATATTCAGGATGTAAGGGCCGGAAAATATAAAATCCCGATGGATGCAGATTCTCTCGCTCCATATACTTATAAAGATATTTATGTGATTGATCCGCAGCATAAATTCAAACCTAAAATTTTTGACAGGGCTCTATATTTTAAAAAGGGAGACCTGTACAATCGTACCAACCACAATCTTACCTTAAACCGTTT from Chryseobacterium camelliae includes these protein-coding regions:
- a CDS encoding translocation/assembly module TamB domain-containing protein, which gives rise to MKLKINKRKLLRRFLITFISILVFFTLLILSLQLPVVQNFLKDRLVVYLEEKIKTKISLERVYIGFPNSLVMENLYVKGQDVDTLLAVKKLDVGLNMLKLINSTADITSVDLEGARANVVRKPDGKFNFDYIIDAFATSDKEESPSKPFIISLDRIKLKDIGVTFNDRQSRNDIQLYFNSFDTRVKTFDLNNNKYTVNDINLDGLKLKLKQDLVEEVSKKVEQKVDSLNNKKPMQIGLRGIKLTNFDIDYGDDNTKTFAKVLFKELSTKVNRLDLENNAYSIDNVILSGADINANLYLPAQNANPKNNQEPEASKATDKEKALNLLLGKLVLNDVKVIYNNTAIAPTKQGMDFNHMNFSKMNVEVRSFKMQDNTFAGTVNSAEIQEARGLDIQKFNTDFVYNEKEAYLKNLYLQTPKTLLRDEVILNYNSIEQLSSNLGAVKVSANIKDSRVGFADILNLVPTLRNTVPFNKYPNAILNVNTNVKGSVNDLLINNLKVSGLDQLRVAASGRIKNAMNPDQLYYDLRIAELSSSAKTIFNLVPKNTIPSNISLPSHMSIKGTAKGTTKVVDANLNLYSSLGSATVIAKVDMRRKNHELYDVKANLQGLQIGKIIQNKDIGAISAQIYAKGESFDFKNAKADLKGHVASAVYKGYRYQNMNLTGKINRGAYNIVLNSKDPNANLMLTASGVYNEKNPTVKVNGEIIKLDVNKLGFYEKPMIIAGKIDGDFTNLDPDNLNGYLHLKDFAFSDTKEVYPVQEVNLKASSTNDSTNIILNSQVADVELKGKYKLTQIFGSLSNTVNQYYQFQKPGKTQKIQQGQFFTFTAKIKNDDIIRKFVPDLKSFETINLTGNYDADSQKIEIDGQIPQLLYGENSIENATLKVTNENQALQYNLYVAGLKSSSFALNKVNIEGDISDNIINYSITTKDQKDATQFLIAGNAKSLNDITEISLNPNGLKLNYTDWTVSEGNKIQISSKGILADNFRLSNGGSEILLQSESQSPNSPLNVSLKDFKIETITELIKKDTLLARGTVNGTAQLRDLTKKMTFTSDLTISDLIVYENPVGNLAVKVNNNSPNLLNADVVLSGNNNDVKILGDYNTSSGTFDLNMTINQLQMKSVQGFSMNAVANTEGYLSGNLKITGTTEKPNILGKVKFNDVGLEIAKTGSDFRKLNDEIDFTNRGIEFDNFKINDKDGNSLRINGEVLTQTYRDFAFNLDVRAKDFKVVNSEKSNDAIMYGILAIDANLHIRGDLDLPKVDGRLNVSDATDFSFVLPQSSPSLQERDGIVEFIDQDQVVLNKTIQSDSLNAQSRIKGMDVSVNIEVSKEAKLSIIIDKANGDFVKLQGEAELTGGIDPSGKTTLVGIYQVESGAYEMSVSLLKRKFDIQKGSTITWTGEPTTATLDITAVYKTETAPIDLVEQQLTTDSPSELNQYKQRIPFNTLLKMKGELLKPEITFDITTDKKNNAVSSAVIETIDQKLAQLRTQESEMNKQVFALLLLNRFIGENPFESGAGMSGEMIARQSVSKLLSQQLNNLASGLIKGVDLNFDLDSSEDYSTGTKNTRTDLNVGVSKKLLNDRLKVSVGSNFALEGDARENENMTNIAGNVTLDYNLSKDGRYMLRAYRKDEYQVALQGQIIETGVGFIITLDYDKFRDIFKKSKEKRGRENKKNQAVEFK